The genomic DNA CTATCTGCGCGCGTGTCAGCAGGAGGGAATTCCTTTAAACGAGCGCTCTCGTCCTATCGAGAGATCGAGGAGGATTTAATGAAAATTGCTCTGGATCATCATGCACTATACGAGTTTACTCAGCTCGATGAAGAAGCATTCCTTGATCGCTATGTTGGAAGTGAGCCGTACCGGGAGATTGAGGAGTACCTCGCAGAGGGGCCATGAAAAAGCACAGCATTCCGCTTAGCTAGGAGCATTGCGGTCCGTGGTTAATTCAAGCTAAGTCGGGGTGGCGCAACAGCATCTCCGCTTCGAGGGCGGCTGCGTTCCGATTGGTTCGCGTTCTCAACATCGAAGAGTGATGGACTCTATAGTCGCATAAAAGCTCCGGTACAAACACTCCTGATAGTCCCCGCTTTGCAAATCGGCACCAGAGATCGTAATCTTCCCAACCGTGATCATCAGCGAGCGTCTCGTAGCCCCCGAGGGAAACCAAAGCATCCCGCCTAATCAGTGCCATAGCGTCTATGTAGTTTCCGCGAAGGAGTTTGCTCGGCTGCCATACGTCGGCAACTCCAATACCCGTTTCGCTGCCAAACAAGGTTAACTGAGAGTACGCGAAGGCCGCTCCAGAAATTTTCAGCGCAGCGAGGAGGCGGGACAACGCGGGCGGTCTTATACGGTTATCGGCATCGAGCATGAAAAGATAGGGTTCCGCGCTCCAAGCGATCCCGGAGTTACGAGTCATCGACAGGCCCTGGTTGCGTTCGTGGCGCAACACGTGCACCCGCCGGAAACGCGCCTCGCTCGCCTTCAAATAGGCGAGTGCCTTTTCAAGGCCATCATCCGTCGAACAGTCATCAACGAGCGTAATACTCAACTGATTGTGATCCTGATTGATGACAGATCGCAATGTATCCAATATTGTATGGCCATAGTTAAACAACGGGATGATGACGGCAACGTCATCCGGCAATGGTGTCTTATATTCTGTCTGATAAACGGGCTGCGCTAAGGCACGAACGTCAAATAGTGGCACAGCTATATCCAGTCGAATAGTGCAGGTTGAGTGTCACGGGTTAACCGGTGGAATGCGCTCAAAGCTGGGGCCAGGGTGACCGCCATCCGTCCAAGGGAACTCGCTTGCTTAAAACCGGCGTGTGCAATCTCGCTAAGTTTGCGTCTTCCGTCGTCGCTGGAAAGAAGCCAGCGAATGAGCTCGCCGAGATGGCGGCAATTCTCTTCCAGGTAGTGAATGCCCGGCTGAAAAAGGGGGTTGGGTAAGCTTGGGTCCGACACCACGCAGGCCCCTTGCCAGAACCCCTGAAGCACCATCCGCGACCATTCGAAATAACCAAGCCAATCGCGATGGATGTTAAGAACGATTTTCGAGCGCTGCGCGAGCGCGCAATTTATTGCGGTGGATGTGCTGCGGTAAGTGTGCGGAGTAAGCGGGGCGTCTTGGTGCGTATAAACACACACAAAGCGGTAGCGGTCGGTAAGGCTCGCTAGCCGCGCCAGCGTCGTGTCGCGTCGCGGCGCGCTGCTGCCGATAAAAAGGATGTCGATCGGGCGGTCCTCGAGACTGTGCCGTTGCTGCCAGTCAAAAGGTTCGCGCGCGAACGCGTAGCCGCGCATCAGCTCGATATCCGATATGTCGATGCACGGCTTGGTGTACGGGGTGTCCGGGAGGTAGCCGGGCATAAAATGGAGCGCGTTGCAGCCCAACGTGCGCAACAAAACGGCGTTGTGAAAATTGGCGTCGAGTACCAGCGGGGCCTGCATCAGCAGCGGCAGCGCGCGGCAAAACCACTGCGTCTGCATCTGTTCGACGTTGTAGAGCACCGAATTAGCCGCCGCCGCCACGGGCGCCCAAGCGGGACCGGCTCCCAGGTAGAAGAATTCGTGTGGAGCAACAAAGACGCGAAGGTGGAATGCCTCGCTGCGGTCCGCAGTCTCGTCCCGGTGCACAGCTTCGATCCCGGCCTCGTGAAGCCCCCAGGCCAGCAGCTCGGCAAACTCCCGCATAAAAAAGTTGCCTTCGCTGCTGCAAAATATCCCGATGCGGAGCTTCCCCGGGCGTCGTCCGGTGATATCGGGATAGCCGGGCCGGGCCGCTAGCGCCTCCGCTTCTTCCCGAAAGCGAGCGCTTTCCCGGCGCAATTCGTCATCGAAGCGGGCGAGCCGGCGCGCTATCACCTCGGGGTTAGTGAAGGGGCGGCCCTCCTGGAAACCGTACTCAATGAAGTGCTTCGTCGGATCCGCGTTGCCTTGGCGCAAATCGGCTTGCCGCGGCAGCGACAGGTAGACCTGCGGATCGAATAAGCCAGAGTCGCGCACAACTGTTGCCAGGGCCCGCATGTCGGGCCCCGATGGCTGCGGTCGCGCCTCGCCCCGCGGAACCTCCGCTGCCGGAGGGGCGTTGACCGGTTCGGCACGGCTTGCATCGACCCGCTTGGTGGGGCGGGCGGCGTCGGGGTTCGCCACAACCGCGAGTTCGCCGACCATGGCCTCCGACCAGCCGAGGCCGCGCAGCTCCTCCGGCACGTCGGGCAGGGCGGGGTGGAGCACCAGGGCGCGCAGATAGGCCGCCTCGGCCTCCTTCGCCCGGCCCTGAAGCTTCAGCACGTGGCCGAGCTGCAGATAGGTGTCCGCCACCTTGGGCGCCTCGGCCAGGGCGCGGCGATAGGCGGCCTCGGCCTGGGCGAGAAAGCCGCTTTCCTTCAGCGCATGGCCGTACTGGACCCAGATCGGGGCGCGCGCCGGGTTGCGCTCCAAGGCGGTGCGGTAATGCCGCGCGGCGGCGTGCCAGTCGCCGGCGTCGCGGGCGCGATCGCCCAGCATGATCGCGCTGGGCCGGCCGTTTTTGCGGCCGAGCGGCAGGATCATTCCGCCCCCTGAGTTTGCAGAGAGACCGCTTTGTCGGGCGCGCGCCACCCGCGCAGCGCGAGCGGCCGGCGGCGCCACCACGCGCCGGGGATCGCCGCCGCGGCCGGCCCGGGCACCGGCTCGTCGCGGAACGCCGCAGCCAGCCGGGCGCCGACCTCGCGGGCGGCGGCGGCCTCTGCTTCCGCCGCGTCCGCCGTGGCCAGCGCCGCGGCTGCCTGGACCTCGCGCGCTTTCGCCTGGCCCTCGGCGCGGCCGAGCGCGTCGCGCAGCCCGCCCAGTTCCGTGCGCAGCGCCGCCGTCTCGGCCCGCGCGGCATCGCGCTCGGCGCGCGCCGCGGCCGCTTCCTGTTCGGCGGTGCGCAGCCGCTGCGCCGTCGCGTCGAGCGAGCCGGTCGTCTCGGCGAGCGCGGCGCGCAGCCCGGCCGCCTCCGCCTCGGCGCGGGCCAGCGCGGCGCCGCGCTCCGCCCGCTCGGCGGCGACGGCGAGCTCGGCTTCCGCCTGCTCGCGCAGCGCCGCCTGCGCCGCCGCCGCCTCGTCGGCGAGGCGCAACTCCGCCGTCTCCAGCACCGCGCTCAGGCCGGCGAGCGCGTGCCGCGCCTCGGCCAGCGCCGTCTCGCGCTCGACCAGCCGCGCCTCGACCTCGCCGAGCCGCGCCGCCGCCTCGGCCCGCGCCCGGTGCAAAGCCGCCTCCGCGGTCTCGGCCCGGGCGCACAGCGCGGTCAGCGCCGATTGCGCCTTCGCCGCGGCCGCCGCCGCCTGACGCCGCTCCGCCGCCGCCTGCGCCTCCGCCGCGGCGACGGCCTCGCGGGCGCTCGCCAGCTCGGCCTCGCGCTCGGCGAGGCGCGTTTCGATCTCGCCGAGCCGGGCGGCGCGCGCCTCGGCCTCGCGCAGCGCCGCCGCGGCGGTCTCGGCGCGGGCGGCGGCCTCGTCGCGCGCCGCCTGGGCGGCGGCGGCTGCGTCGCGCGACGCGGCGAGCTCGGTCTCGCGCTCGGCGAGGCGCGTTTCGACCTCGCCGAGCCGGGCGGCGCGGGCCTCGGCCTCGCGCAGCGCCGCTTCGGCGGTCTCGGCGCGGGCGGCGGCGTCGTCGCGCACCGCCTGGGCGGCGGCGGCCTCGTCGCGCAACGCGGCGACGGCCTCGCGGGCGCTCGCCAGCTCGGCTTCGCGCTCGGCGAGGCGCGTTTCGATCTCGCCGAGCCGGGCGGCGCGCGCCTCGGCCTCGCGCAGCGCCGCCGCGGCCGTCTCGGCGCGGGCGGCGGCCTCGTCGCGCGCCGCCTGGGCGGCAGCGGCCTCGTCGCGCAACCCGGCGAGCTCGGCCTCGCGTTCGGCGAGGCGCGCTTCGATCGCGCCGAGCCGGGCGGCGCGGGCCTCGGCCTCGCGCAGCGCCGCTTCGGCGGTCTCGGCGCGGGCGGCGGCCTCGTCGCGCGCAACCTGGGCGGCGGCGGCGGCGTCGCGCAACGCGGCGAGCTCGGCCTCGAGCCCGGGCACGCGGCCGGCCGCGGCGGCGGCGGCCTCGTGGGCGCGGTGCAGCGGCTGGCGCAGGCGTTCGAGCCCGGCGAACTGCGACACCAGCTGCTGCAGCCGCCGCCGCGCCGCGCCGTCATGGCCGGCGGCAAGCGCCAGGCGGTAGACGTCGCGCACCAGCGGGTCGGCCGCCTCGCGCCCGCCGGCGTCGTGGCGCAGCCCGGGATCGATGACCTCGGCCAGCGCGGCCGCCAGGTCGCCGCCCGCGCCCAGCCCGTCGAGGCCGAGAAAT from Candidatus Binataceae bacterium includes the following:
- a CDS encoding glycosyltransferase family A protein, which gives rise to MPLFDVRALAQPVYQTEYKTPLPDDVAVIIPLFNYGHTILDTLRSVINQDHNQLSITLVDDCSTDDGLEKALAYLKASEARFRRVHVLRHERNQGLSMTRNSGIAWSAEPYLFMLDADNRIRPPALSRLLAALKISGAAFAYSQLTLFGSETGIGVADVWQPSKLLRGNYIDAMALIRRDALVSLGGYETLADDHGWEDYDLWCRFAKRGLSGVFVPELLCDYRVHHSSMLRTRTNRNAAALEAEMLLRHPDLA
- a CDS encoding tetratricopeptide repeat protein; this translates as MILPLGRKNGRPSAIMLGDRARDAGDWHAAARHYRTALERNPARAPIWVQYGHALKESGFLAQAEAAYRRALAEAPKVADTYLQLGHVLKLQGRAKEAEAAYLRALVLHPALPDVPEELRGLGWSEAMVGELAVVANPDAARPTKRVDASRAEPVNAPPAAEVPRGEARPQPSGPDMRALATVVRDSGLFDPQVYLSLPRQADLRQGNADPTKHFIEYGFQEGRPFTNPEVIARRLARFDDELRRESARFREEAEALAARPGYPDITGRRPGKLRIGIFCSSEGNFFMREFAELLAWGLHEAGIEAVHRDETADRSEAFHLRVFVAPHEFFYLGAGPAWAPVAAAANSVLYNVEQMQTQWFCRALPLLMQAPLVLDANFHNAVLLRTLGCNALHFMPGYLPDTPYTKPCIDISDIELMRGYAFAREPFDWQQRHSLEDRPIDILFIGSSAPRRDTTLARLASLTDRYRFVCVYTHQDAPLTPHTYRSTSTAINCALAQRSKIVLNIHRDWLGYFEWSRMVLQGFWQGACVVSDPSLPNPLFQPGIHYLEENCRHLGELIRWLLSSDDGRRKLSEIAHAGFKQASSLGRMAVTLAPALSAFHRLTRDTQPALFDWI